A genome region from Engraulis encrasicolus isolate BLACKSEA-1 chromosome 6, IST_EnEncr_1.0, whole genome shotgun sequence includes the following:
- the kank3 gene encoding KN motif and ankyrin repeat domain-containing protein 3 isoform X1 encodes MTQSVQVNPKLPDLGAPFLYGSQEEAEQAGSYSVQTPYGFQLDLDFLKYVEEIESGHSFRRTPVSSRRGGGGPRAPKLSQRSPGVGGRASGWTSTESLSSSASDDGSGRGAIPPPPPPRSRIGSLPASVPAASSEPHVISPLPVFSPPPLSAGAATKVPPPPPTRNPRVERTLMETSLRLQQEQQSQIHLQQLQQSQLQNGTVVFQLADPPRGPGWTPSSSTQSATATPIAAAVLPPPQSSSSVPASSDAPAHLHPSQSPCPSVWTRPSPHTSGRSTPATGAALASLSASTPGGSSSAMVPPLHLQTVREQMAAALRQLKEMEERVKGVPALEREVAQLRAEREALLQALREEKQKQASSSEKQSGETSSASPSSSSPVTTTLAAVTITTASTATMTTSTPTATATAAVQTVSSEPVVVASPQEPGPLSPSAGRTNKVSELRKAIEKASKEEAAGNGSSKQQAEKVAPPAVQTVSVAVGGDQPLSSGVFYYREAMKDAAVDAWTQDNNECVAVVGTETQSQVSQSQSQVSSGCEMGVQVAPSSAEASVEVTEALLGLKNEAEERESESAALQETVRLQQESIAALEERLGRANGDLEALRAREQERQARVTLERGVQVQAQTASVGTDAPPAPPAKTMNSVGVSCRPEVAEVGVGGEEKRTPATCHQSIQTEEEEEEEREKGKEEVKKEVVEVEKVAMVDTASQWENPEGEEDEEKEKEKEKEAEKEARPGLKRRQVTMAEVVSGIEAERRTGDEVATPPAVPSPVGTLKSIMKRKDGSSSGENRSTGKKSLQFVGILNGGYESTSSEEEEDDDDDEEDEDDDDDDGSSSDDAGECSSSGEEEAAQQETSDEERNINLDESDSDDAVETGSSPGQQEVVKEKFELSMKMREACLIMKNHLNDDTKAKAKSKEVLSSTHTVQLEWFRVSSAKTAQPARVSNYLMAFSEVSPVLLEHVVNMTDGNGNTALHYSVSHSNFTVVGLLLDTGVCCVDQQNKAGYTAIMLAALSAVKEEDDMEVVKKLFSQGNVNAKASQAGQTALMLAVSHGRHEMVRALLECGASVNVQDDEGSTALMCASEHGRAEIVALLLEQADCDISVVDNDGSNALSIALEASHNDIAVLLYAHMNYSKTQAAHSAGGTAGITGLPAALRPLLCLRWCTSDTVLVRDEQRRQQKPD; translated from the exons ATGACTCAGTCCGTGCAGGTCAACCCTAAGCTGCccg ACCTGGGTGCTCCGTTCCTGTACGGTTCCCAGGAGGAGGCTGAGCAGGCCGGCTCCTACTCTGTGCAGACCCCCTATGGCTTCCAGCTGGACCTGGACTTCCTCAAGTATGTGGAGGAGATCGAGAGCGGACACAGCTTCCGCCGCACCCCCGTCAGCTCCCGGCGAGGAGGCGGCGGCCCCCGCGCCCCCAAGCTCTCCCAGCGCAGCCCGGGGGTCGGTGGTCGCGCCAGCGGCTGGACGTCCACGGAGTCCCTCTCGTCCTCGGCCAGCGATGACGGCAGCGGCCGGGGTgccatcccccctcccccgccccctcgCAGCCGCATCGGGTCCCTGCCCGCGTCCGTGCCCGCCGCGTCGTCCGAGCCGCACGTGATCTCGCCGCTGCCCGTGTTCAGCCCGCCGCCGCTGTCGGCAGGTGCCGCCACCAAGGTGCCGCCGCCGCCCCCGACGCGAAACCCCCGTGTGGAGCGCACCCTCATGGAGACCAGCCTGAGGCTGCAACAGGAGCAGCAGAGCCAGATACacctgcagcagctgcagcagagcCAGCTCCAGAACGGCACCGTGGTCTTCCAGCTCGCCGATCCGCCCAGGGGGCCAGGCTGGACGCCATCCTCCAGCACACAATCAGCAACAGCAACTCcaatagcagcagcagtattgccaccaccacaatcatcatcatccgtGCCAGCCTCATCTGACGCCCCTGCCCATCTGCACCCATCTCAGAGCCCCTGCCCCAGCGTCTGGACGCGTCCTAGCCCCCACACGTCCGGCAGAAGCACCCCAGCCACCGGAGCGGCCCTCGCATCCCTCTCGGCCTCCACGCCGGGGGGTTCGAGCTCGGCCATGGTGCCGCCGCTGCACCTGCAGACGGTGCGGGAGCAGATGGCCGCGGCCTTACGCCAACTCAAGGAGATGGAGGAGCGCGTCAAAGGCGTGCCGGCACTCGAACGGGAGGTGGCCCAGCTCCGGGCCGAGAGGGAGGCGCTACTGCAAGCTCTCCGCGAGGAGAAACAGAAGCAGGCGAGCAGCAGCGAGAAGCAGAGCGGCGAGACATCATcggcatcaccatcatcatcatcacctgttACCACGACACTCGCGGCTGTTACCATCACGACAGCATCCACGGCGACAATGACCACATCGACGCCCACCGCTACAGCTACTGCTGCAGTCCAGACTGTTTCCTCAGAGCCCGTTGTCGTAGCTAGTCCGCAGGAACCTGGCCCGCTGTCGCCATCTGCTGGCCGGACGAATAAGGTGTCGGAGCTGCGTAAAGCCATAGAGAAGGCCAGCAAGGAGGAAGCGGCAGGAAACGGCAGTAGCAAACAGCAGGCGGAGAAGGTGGCGCCCCCTGCAGTGCAGACTGTGTCAGTGGCCGTCGGCGGTGACCAGCCCCTGAGCTCGGGGGTGTTCTACTACCGAGAGGCCATGAAGGACGCCGCAGTGGACGCCTGGACGCAAGACAACAACGAGTGTGTGGCCGTCGTTGGCACCGAGACGCAAAGCCAggtgagccagagccagagccaggtgAGCAGTGGGTGTGAGATGGGCGTTCAGGTGGCGCCGTCCAGCGCGGAGGCCTCTGTGGAGGTGACGGAGGCCCTGCTGGGGCTGAAGAACGAGGCGGaggagcgcgagagcgagagcgccGCCCTACAGGAGACGGTGAGACTGCAGCAGGAGTCCATCGCGGCGCTGGAGGAGAGGCTGGGCCGGGCCAACGGCGACTTAGAGGCTCTGCGGGCCAGAGAGCAGGAGCGCCAGGCGCGGGTCACGCTGGAGCGCGGCGTACAGGTGCAGGCGCAGACCGCCAGCGTGGGCACAGACGCGCCGCCGGCACCGCCAGCCAAGACGATGAATAGTGTAGGCGTCAGCTGCAGACCGGAGGTGGCCGAGGTGGGagtaggaggggaggagaagaggacgccTGCAACATGTCATCAAAGcatacagacagaggaagaggaggaggaggagagggagaagggaaaagaggaggtgaagaaggaggTGGTAGAGGTAGAGAAAGTGGCGATGGTGGACACTGCAAGTCAGTGGGAGAAccctgagggagaggaggatgaggagaaggagaaggagaaggagaaggaggcggaGAAAGAAGCTCGGCCGGGGCTGAAGAGGAGGCAGGTGACCATGGCAGAAGTTGTGAGTGGCATCGAGGCGGAGAGGAGAACGGGAGATGAGGTGGCCACACCACCAGCAGTTCCAAGCCCAGTGG GGACCCTGAAATCCATCATGAAGAGGAAGGATGGGAGTAGCTCGGGAGAGAACCGCAGCACAGGCAAGAAGAGTCTGCAGTTCGTGGGCATCCTGAACGGAGG ATACGAGTCAACAtccagtgaggaggaggaggatgatgacgacgacgaagaagatgaggatgatgatgatgatgacgggagCTCGTCGGATGATGCAGGGGAGTGCTCGAGCAGCGGGGAAGAGGAGGCAGCCCAGCAGGAGACGTCAGACGAGGAGAGGAATATCAACCTGGACGAGAGTGACAGCGATGATGCCGTGGAGACAGGGTCGTCGCCAGGACAACAGGAGGTCGTCAAGGAGAA GTTCGAACTGAGTATGAAGATGCGGGAGGCATGTCTGATTATGAAGAACCATCTCAACGATGACACCAAAGCTAAAGCCAAAAGCAAAGAAGTG CTGTCCAGCACCCACACAGTGCAGCTGGAGTGGTTCCGCGTATCCAGCGCGAAGACGGCTCAGCCAGCGCGGGTCTCCAACTACCTCATGGCCTTCTCTGAGGTGTCTCCCGTGCTGCTGGAGCACGTGGTCAACATGACCGATGGAAACGGCAACACGGCGCTACACTACAGCGTCTCGCACTCCAACTTTACCGTGGTGGGGCTGCTCCTAGACACAG gtgtgtgctgtgtggatcAGCAGAATAAGGCGGGCTACACGGCCATCATGCTCGCAGCTCTGTCGGCCgtaaaggaggaggatgacatgGAGGTGGTCAAGAAGCTCTTCAGCCAGGGCAACGTCAACGCCAAGGCCAGCCAG GCGGGCCAGACGGCGCTGATGTTGGCGGTGAGCCACGGGCGGCATGAGATGGTGCGGGCGCTGCTGGAGTGTGGTGCCAGCGTCAACGTCCAGGACGACGAGGGATCCACGGCCCTCATGTGTGCCAGCGAGCACGGCCGAGCAGAGATCGTCGCCCTGCTGTTGGAGCAGGCCGACTGTGACATCTCCGTTGTGGACAAC GACGGCAGCAACGCTCTCTCCATAGCGCTGGAGGCATCCCATAATGACATCGCCGTGCTGCTCTACGCCCACATGAACTACTCTAAGACCCAGGCAGCT cattccgcTGGTGGAACAGCGGGCATTACGGGGCTACCAGCAGCTTTGAGACcattgctgtgtctcagatggtgcacttcggACACTGTTTTAGTGC GGGATGAACAAAGGCGCCAACAGAAGCCCGACTAG
- the kank3 gene encoding KN motif and ankyrin repeat domain-containing protein 3 isoform X2 codes for MTQSVQVNPKLPDLGAPFLYGSQEEAEQAGSYSVQTPYGFQLDLDFLKYVEEIESGHSFRRTPVSSRRGGGGPRAPKLSQRSPGVGGRASGWTSTESLSSSASDDGSGRGAIPPPPPPRSRIGSLPASVPAASSEPHVISPLPVFSPPPLSAGAATKVPPPPPTRNPRVERTLMETSLRLQQEQQSQIHLQQLQQSQLQNGTVVFQLADPPRGPGWTPSSSTQSATATPIAAAVLPPPQSSSSVPASSDAPAHLHPSQSPCPSVWTRPSPHTSGRSTPATGAALASLSASTPGGSSSAMVPPLHLQTVREQMAAALRQLKEMEERVKGVPALEREVAQLRAEREALLQALREEKQKQASSSEKQSGETSSASPSSSSPVTTTLAAVTITTASTATMTTSTPTATATAAVQTVSSEPVVVASPQEPGPLSPSAGRTNKVSELRKAIEKASKEEAAGNGSSKQQAEKVAPPAVQTVSVAVGGDQPLSSGVFYYREAMKDAAVDAWTQDNNECVAVVGTETQSQVSQSQSQVSSGCEMGVQVAPSSAEASVEVTEALLGLKNEAEERESESAALQETVRLQQESIAALEERLGRANGDLEALRAREQERQARVTLERGVQVQAQTASVGTDAPPAPPAKTMNSVGVSCRPEVAEVGVGGEEKRTPATCHQSIQTEEEEEEEREKGKEEVKKEVVEVEKVAMVDTASQWENPEGEEDEEKEKEKEKEAEKEARPGLKRRQVTMAEVVSGIEAERRTGDEVATPPAVPSPVGTLKSIMKRKDGSSSGENRSTGKKSLQFVGILNGGYESTSSEEEEDDDDDEEDEDDDDDDGSSSDDAGECSSSGEEEAAQQETSDEERNINLDESDSDDAVETGSSPGQQEVVKEKFELSMKMREACLIMKNHLNDDTKAKAKSKEVLSSTHTVQLEWFRVSSAKTAQPARVSNYLMAFSEVSPVLLEHVVNMTDGNGNTALHYSVSHSNFTVVGLLLDTGVCCVDQQNKAGYTAIMLAALSAVKEEDDMEVVKKLFSQGNVNAKASQAGQTALMLAVSHGRHEMVRALLECGASVNVQDDEGSTALMCASEHGRAEIVALLLEQADCDISVVDNDGSNALSIALEASHNDIAVLLYAHMNYSKTQAAGMNKGANRSPTSPQKPWPAE; via the exons ATGACTCAGTCCGTGCAGGTCAACCCTAAGCTGCccg ACCTGGGTGCTCCGTTCCTGTACGGTTCCCAGGAGGAGGCTGAGCAGGCCGGCTCCTACTCTGTGCAGACCCCCTATGGCTTCCAGCTGGACCTGGACTTCCTCAAGTATGTGGAGGAGATCGAGAGCGGACACAGCTTCCGCCGCACCCCCGTCAGCTCCCGGCGAGGAGGCGGCGGCCCCCGCGCCCCCAAGCTCTCCCAGCGCAGCCCGGGGGTCGGTGGTCGCGCCAGCGGCTGGACGTCCACGGAGTCCCTCTCGTCCTCGGCCAGCGATGACGGCAGCGGCCGGGGTgccatcccccctcccccgccccctcgCAGCCGCATCGGGTCCCTGCCCGCGTCCGTGCCCGCCGCGTCGTCCGAGCCGCACGTGATCTCGCCGCTGCCCGTGTTCAGCCCGCCGCCGCTGTCGGCAGGTGCCGCCACCAAGGTGCCGCCGCCGCCCCCGACGCGAAACCCCCGTGTGGAGCGCACCCTCATGGAGACCAGCCTGAGGCTGCAACAGGAGCAGCAGAGCCAGATACacctgcagcagctgcagcagagcCAGCTCCAGAACGGCACCGTGGTCTTCCAGCTCGCCGATCCGCCCAGGGGGCCAGGCTGGACGCCATCCTCCAGCACACAATCAGCAACAGCAACTCcaatagcagcagcagtattgccaccaccacaatcatcatcatccgtGCCAGCCTCATCTGACGCCCCTGCCCATCTGCACCCATCTCAGAGCCCCTGCCCCAGCGTCTGGACGCGTCCTAGCCCCCACACGTCCGGCAGAAGCACCCCAGCCACCGGAGCGGCCCTCGCATCCCTCTCGGCCTCCACGCCGGGGGGTTCGAGCTCGGCCATGGTGCCGCCGCTGCACCTGCAGACGGTGCGGGAGCAGATGGCCGCGGCCTTACGCCAACTCAAGGAGATGGAGGAGCGCGTCAAAGGCGTGCCGGCACTCGAACGGGAGGTGGCCCAGCTCCGGGCCGAGAGGGAGGCGCTACTGCAAGCTCTCCGCGAGGAGAAACAGAAGCAGGCGAGCAGCAGCGAGAAGCAGAGCGGCGAGACATCATcggcatcaccatcatcatcatcacctgttACCACGACACTCGCGGCTGTTACCATCACGACAGCATCCACGGCGACAATGACCACATCGACGCCCACCGCTACAGCTACTGCTGCAGTCCAGACTGTTTCCTCAGAGCCCGTTGTCGTAGCTAGTCCGCAGGAACCTGGCCCGCTGTCGCCATCTGCTGGCCGGACGAATAAGGTGTCGGAGCTGCGTAAAGCCATAGAGAAGGCCAGCAAGGAGGAAGCGGCAGGAAACGGCAGTAGCAAACAGCAGGCGGAGAAGGTGGCGCCCCCTGCAGTGCAGACTGTGTCAGTGGCCGTCGGCGGTGACCAGCCCCTGAGCTCGGGGGTGTTCTACTACCGAGAGGCCATGAAGGACGCCGCAGTGGACGCCTGGACGCAAGACAACAACGAGTGTGTGGCCGTCGTTGGCACCGAGACGCAAAGCCAggtgagccagagccagagccaggtgAGCAGTGGGTGTGAGATGGGCGTTCAGGTGGCGCCGTCCAGCGCGGAGGCCTCTGTGGAGGTGACGGAGGCCCTGCTGGGGCTGAAGAACGAGGCGGaggagcgcgagagcgagagcgccGCCCTACAGGAGACGGTGAGACTGCAGCAGGAGTCCATCGCGGCGCTGGAGGAGAGGCTGGGCCGGGCCAACGGCGACTTAGAGGCTCTGCGGGCCAGAGAGCAGGAGCGCCAGGCGCGGGTCACGCTGGAGCGCGGCGTACAGGTGCAGGCGCAGACCGCCAGCGTGGGCACAGACGCGCCGCCGGCACCGCCAGCCAAGACGATGAATAGTGTAGGCGTCAGCTGCAGACCGGAGGTGGCCGAGGTGGGagtaggaggggaggagaagaggacgccTGCAACATGTCATCAAAGcatacagacagaggaagaggaggaggaggagagggagaagggaaaagaggaggtgaagaaggaggTGGTAGAGGTAGAGAAAGTGGCGATGGTGGACACTGCAAGTCAGTGGGAGAAccctgagggagaggaggatgaggagaaggagaaggagaaggagaaggaggcggaGAAAGAAGCTCGGCCGGGGCTGAAGAGGAGGCAGGTGACCATGGCAGAAGTTGTGAGTGGCATCGAGGCGGAGAGGAGAACGGGAGATGAGGTGGCCACACCACCAGCAGTTCCAAGCCCAGTGG GGACCCTGAAATCCATCATGAAGAGGAAGGATGGGAGTAGCTCGGGAGAGAACCGCAGCACAGGCAAGAAGAGTCTGCAGTTCGTGGGCATCCTGAACGGAGG ATACGAGTCAACAtccagtgaggaggaggaggatgatgacgacgacgaagaagatgaggatgatgatgatgatgacgggagCTCGTCGGATGATGCAGGGGAGTGCTCGAGCAGCGGGGAAGAGGAGGCAGCCCAGCAGGAGACGTCAGACGAGGAGAGGAATATCAACCTGGACGAGAGTGACAGCGATGATGCCGTGGAGACAGGGTCGTCGCCAGGACAACAGGAGGTCGTCAAGGAGAA GTTCGAACTGAGTATGAAGATGCGGGAGGCATGTCTGATTATGAAGAACCATCTCAACGATGACACCAAAGCTAAAGCCAAAAGCAAAGAAGTG CTGTCCAGCACCCACACAGTGCAGCTGGAGTGGTTCCGCGTATCCAGCGCGAAGACGGCTCAGCCAGCGCGGGTCTCCAACTACCTCATGGCCTTCTCTGAGGTGTCTCCCGTGCTGCTGGAGCACGTGGTCAACATGACCGATGGAAACGGCAACACGGCGCTACACTACAGCGTCTCGCACTCCAACTTTACCGTGGTGGGGCTGCTCCTAGACACAG gtgtgtgctgtgtggatcAGCAGAATAAGGCGGGCTACACGGCCATCATGCTCGCAGCTCTGTCGGCCgtaaaggaggaggatgacatgGAGGTGGTCAAGAAGCTCTTCAGCCAGGGCAACGTCAACGCCAAGGCCAGCCAG GCGGGCCAGACGGCGCTGATGTTGGCGGTGAGCCACGGGCGGCATGAGATGGTGCGGGCGCTGCTGGAGTGTGGTGCCAGCGTCAACGTCCAGGACGACGAGGGATCCACGGCCCTCATGTGTGCCAGCGAGCACGGCCGAGCAGAGATCGTCGCCCTGCTGTTGGAGCAGGCCGACTGTGACATCTCCGTTGTGGACAAC GACGGCAGCAACGCTCTCTCCATAGCGCTGGAGGCATCCCATAATGACATCGCCGTGCTGCTCTACGCCCACATGAACTACTCTAAGACCCAGGCAGCT GGGATGAACAAAGGCGCCAACAGAAGCCCGACTAGTCCACAGAAGCCCTGGCCTgcagagtag